One window of Triticum dicoccoides isolate Atlit2015 ecotype Zavitan chromosome 5A, WEW_v2.0, whole genome shotgun sequence genomic DNA carries:
- the LOC119303581 gene encoding histone H1-like: MSTDAAAADIPVPQVEATADPVVETTTDAPAGDAKTTKATKAKAAKTPKAPKVKKPSAPRKPKAAPAHPTYAEMVTEAIAALKERGGSSTVAIAKYIEDKHKAHLPANFRKFMLTQIKKLVAAGKLTKVKASYKLTKAPAAPKKPKTKALAKKKPAAKKAPAKKPAAKSPAKKKPAAKPKAKAPAKTTKAAAKPKAATKPKAAAKTKAPAKTTKAATKPKPAAKTKAPAKPRGRPAKAAKTSAKDAPGKKAPAAAATPKKAAPRKPPTKRSAPVKKAAPAKKTPAKKAKK, encoded by the exons ATGTCGACCGACGCCGCTGCCGCCGACATCCCGGTGCCTCAGGTGGAGGCGACCGCCGACCCCGTCGTGGAGACCACGACTGACGCCCCCGCCGGCGACGCCAAGACGACCAAGGCGACCAAGGCCAAGGCCGCCAAGACCCCCAAGGCGCCCAAGGTGAAGAAGCCCTCCGCCCCGAGGAAGCCCAAGGCCGCCCCCGCCCACCCGACCTACGCCGAG ATGGTGACGGAGGCGATCGCCGCGCTGAAGGAGAGAGGCGGGTCGAGCACCGTCGCCATCGCCAAGTACATCGAGGACAAGCACAAGGCGCACCTCCCGGCCAACTTCCGCAAGTTCATGCTGACGCAGATCAAGAAGCTCGTCGCCGCCGGCAAGCTGACCAAGGTCAAGGCCTCctacaagctcaccaaggcccccgcagcgcccaagaagcccaagaccaaggcgcTAGCCAAGAAGAAGCCCGCGGCGAAGAAGGCGCCGGCCAAGAAGCCCGCCGCCAAGTCCCCAGCCAAGAAGAAGCCCGCCGCcaagcccaaggccaaggccccCGCCAAGACCACCAAGGCCGCCGCCAAGCCCAAGGCGGCAACGAAGCCCAAGGCCGCCGCCAAGACCAAGGCTCCAGCCAAGACCACCAAGGCCGCCACGAAGCCCAAGCCGGCCGCCAAGACGAAGGCGCCCGCCAAGCCTCGGGGCCGCCCCGCCAAGGCCGCCAAGACCTCCGCCAAGGACGCGCCAGGGAAGaaggcgcccgccgccgccgccacccccaagAAGGCCGCCCCCAGGAAGCCGCCCACCAAGCGGTCGGCGCCGGTGAAGAAGGCCGCGCCCGCCAAGAAGAcccccgccaagaaggccaagaagtAG